One window of Phoenix dactylifera cultivar Barhee BC4 chromosome 5, palm_55x_up_171113_PBpolish2nd_filt_p, whole genome shotgun sequence genomic DNA carries:
- the LOC103703928 gene encoding COP1-interacting protein 7-like gives MKQEARLDSLVFHLTPTRTRCDLVIVANGKTEKIASGLLNPFLAHLKTAQDQIAKGGYSIKLEPDPKIDAVWFTKGIVERFVRFVSTPEVLERVTTIESEILQIEEAIAIQSTDNLGLSTVEDHQTKPVEYTEGSKSTFDADAEKAIVLYKPGSQPHPSDSNGSAPQEENSKVQLLRVLETRKIVLQKEQGMAFARAVAAGFDMDHMAQLISFAECFGALRLMEACLRFMELWKRKHETGQWVEVEAAEVMSARSEFSSLNASGIILSGDSRKQKEFGDAWPVSCGDMGTESNGTTDRKIHSDPQVPLGPNEYYPGHFQHPIHPQWPVHSLAGPPLFQLYPMQGMPYYQNYPGGGPSFHSPYSPVEDPRFNTPQKTWQKRHSMDSKDSNTELEASEMGGSGTRSQDGADQNISEFEKEGSHGRESHKRIGRSGKKKSGVVVIRNINYITSKRHDTSGSESVSASDSETEEESEDMSDDHYRKHKNSSRTSKRNEVHVKSMESLDAYAKDEITYGPEADSENWQAFQSYLLRAEEKARTVDGDIFASEKEPPIKRKQNNGEGDPILLPERDSGNVRDQRMVGLDSLNGKAIRMKQMASNDELLISSEGKGLIDSQLKEIEGGRGGYRSVTSDDFMIYGREKQMSSKNSSDPLVDLQYELDKNLDKKSSYNGTDESFIVPFRSGSQDQLGQDGRTAIDIDSECPPALHRTEDSSSKPKNQLTYEPDDLILLPERGMESVSIGYDPAKDYDIQIPVENAVKIETRNNEDVSTSTKEESKNSDKDKKSKVSQSKLEKKKKDALMRKGTSSKMNPPAEAQKRAEKLRAFKADLQKAKKEMEEEEIKRLEALKRERQKRIAARGSSNATQPPLTPQQSKSRLPKKLSPSSYRGSKFNDSDPGSSPLQKLPTRTSSVGSNDSQKITRTSKLNGSSHGLSRSVSSLSEMKKETGNSTPEAKTASVQTRRLSDPKGSNVRHTSSLKSVTSAEVPKIGIPDEPQKRISALMQLDKSKLATLPELKVRTSKGPSNMVQNKSAAKETSQKGTVSRTSQFSDTIHAKRINNKASRLSNSHDNLVIEKTVVMLKNEVLSAPAVQAFEAVIGIEDRMHGDDKIETVGLNSEYGAIHAPPSPIIVGEVENSSEHELDEQLNSDEVVIDYSKEEPQKFSNSTVIDKPYQAPYAGTTSFEDSTADNVEYAQVLPVRNSEMDRMPNESIEACVSSFAMDSNSVDHTQESHKEPRSKETKGFRKLLKFGRKSHISATGEGNQDSDASSIDEHAIAAASLNDVHMLKNLISQDDSHAGGTQTKVSRPFSILSPFRSRSSDKKVSA, from the exons ATGAAGCAGGAGGCTCGGCTAGATTCGCTGGTGTTCCATCTGACGCCTACCCGaaccag gTGTGATCTGGTTATTGTTGCAAATGGTAAGACGGAGAAGATTGCATCTGGGTTACTGAACCCTTTTCTCGCGCATCTGAAGACTGCTCAGGATCAAATTGCCAAGGGTGGTTACTCTATTAAACTTGAACCAGACCCTAAAATCGATGCAGTATGGTTTACCAAGGGCATTGTGGAGAG GTTTGTTCGTTTTGTGAGCACGCCCGAGGTTCTGGAGCGGGTGACCACCATAGAGTCCGAGATCTTGCAGATTGAGGAGGCAATTGCTATTCAGAGCACCGACAATCTTGGCTTGAGCACC GTGGAAGATCATCAAACAAAACCAGTAGAGTACACGGAAG GTAGCAAGTCCACATTTGATGCTGATGCAGAAAAGGCAATAGTTCTTTACAAG CCCGGGTCACAACCACATCCATCAGATTCAAATGGATCCGCACCACAGGAGGAGAATTCAAA AGTTCAACTCTTGAGGGTACTTGAGACCCGCAAAATCGTATTGCAGAAAGAGCAGGGTATGGCCTTTGCACGTGCTGTAGCAGCTGGttttgacatggatcacatggCACAATTGATATCATTTGCTGAGTGCTTCGGAGCATTGCGTTTAAT GGAAGCGTGCTTAAGATTTATGGAGTTATGGAAGAGAAAGCATGAAACTGGACAATGGGTTGAAGTTGAGGCTGCAGAAGTAATGTCTGCCcgatctgaattttcttctttGAATGCCTCGGGGATTATACTTTCTGGAGATTCTAGGAAACAGAAAGAATTTGGCGACGCATGGCCTGTCTCCTGTGGGGATATGGGCACAGAGAGCAATGGGACAACTG ATAGAAAGATCCATTCAGATCCGCAGGTTCCATTGGGACCCAATGAGTATTACCCAGGCCATTTTCAGCATCCTATACATCCCCAATGGCCTGTGCATTCTCTGGCAGGTCCGCCCCTCTTTCAACTTTATCCTATGCAAGGCATGCCATATTATCAGAATTATCCAGGGGGTGGTCCATCTTTCCACTCCCCATATTCTCCAGTGGAGGATCCGAGATTCAACACGCCTCAAAAAACATGGCAGAAGAGGCATTCCATGGATAGTAAAGATAGCAATACCGAGTTGGAGGCATCAGAAATGGGTGGTTCTGGTACAAGATCACAGGATGGTGCAGATCAAAATATATCAGAGTTTGAGAAAGAAGGTTCTCATGGTCGTGAATCACATAAAAGGATTGGCCGTTCAGGAAAGAAAAAGTCTGGTGTGGTTGTCATTCGGAACATAAATTACATTACATCAAAGAGGCATGACACATCAGGAAGTGAATCAGTATCAGCTTCTGATAGTGAAACTGAAGAGGAAAGCGAAGATATGTCTGATGACCATTACAGGAAGCATAAGAACTCTTCAAGAACTTCAAAGAGAAATGAGGTTCATGTCAAATCTATGGAATCTTTAGATGCATATGCCAAGGATGAAATCACTTATGGACCAGAGGCAGATTCTGAAAACTGGCAGGCATTTCAGAGTTACTTGTTGAGAGCTGAAGAGAAGGCAAGAACTGTTGATGGGGACATCTTTGCTAGTGAAAAAGAGCCTCCAATCAAGAGAAAACAGAACAATGGTGAAGGCGATCCTATCCTTCTTCCTGAAAGAGATTCTGGTAATGTGCGGGATCAGAGGATGGTAGGATTAGATTCACTTAATGGTAAGGCAATCCGGATGAAGCAGATGGCTTcaaatgatgaattattaatttCAAGTGAAGGAAAAGGCTTAATAGATAGCCAGCTAAAAGAAATAGAAGGGGGAAGGGGAGGATATAGAAGTGTAACCAGTGATGATTTCATGATTTATGGACGAGAAAAGCAAATGAGCAGTAAGAATTCTTCAGACCCACTTGTTGATCTGCAATATGAACTTGATAAAAATTTGGATAAGAAATCCTCGTATAATGGTACAGATGAGTCCTTCATTGTTCCATTTAGGTCAGGCTCACAAGATCAACTTGGACAAGATGGCAGAACTGCTATTGACATAGATTCTGAATGCCCTCCAGCTCTGCATAGAACTGAGGACTCTTCTAGTAAGCCTAAAAATCAACTCACTTATGAACCGGATGATTTGATCTTACTGCCTGAGCGTGGGATGGAGAGTGTATCCATTGGTTATGATCCTGCTAAAGACTATGATATCCAGATTCCTGTTGAAAATGCTGTCAAAATTGAAACCAGAAACAATGAGGATGTCTCAACAAGCACCAAAGAAGAGTCAAAAAATTCAGACAAGGACAAAAAGTCAAAAGTTTCACAGAGTAaattggagaaaaagaaaaaggatgcaCTGATGAGGAAAGGGACATCCTCAAAGATGAATCCACCGGCTGAAGCACAAAAACGTGCAGAGAAACTGCGGGCCTTCAAAGCTGATCTTCAGAAAGCAAAGAAAGAGATG gaagaggaagagataaAGCGATTGGAAGCTTTAAAAAGAGAAAGACAAAAGAGAATTGCTGCTAGGGGTAGTTCGAATGCCACTCAGCCGCCATTGACCCCCCAACAGAGCAAATCTCGATTGCCGAAAAAGCTTTCTCCAAGTTCTTACAGAGGATCAAAGTTTAATGACTCGGATCCTGGATCTTCACCTTTACAAAAGCTGCCTACCAGAACCTCTTCGGTTGGGTCCAACGATTCTCAGAAAATCACAAGAACTAGCAAATTAAATGGTAGTAGCCATGGATTAAGTCGGTCAGTGTCATCATTGTCTGAGATGAAGAAAGAGACTGGTAATTCCACACCAGAAGCAAAGACAGCTTCTGTTCAAACTAGAAGACTTTCTGATCCCAAAGGTAGTAATGTTCGGCACACTTCCTCGCTAAAATCAGTTACCAGTGCTGAAGTACCAAAGATAGGCATACCTGATGAGCCACAAAAAAGGATCTCTGCACTAATGCAACTGGACAAAAGCAAGTTAGCAACTCTGCCAGAGCTGAAGGTTAGAACATCAAAAGGCCCTTCCAATATGGTCCAAAACAAGTCAGCTGCTAAAGAGACATCACAAAAAGGAACTGTAAGCCGAACTTCTCAATTTTCTGACACCATCCATGCAAAAAGGATTAATAACAAGGCATCAAGGCTCAGCAACAGTCATGACAATTTAGTAATTGAGAAGACAGTTGTGATGCTCAAAAATGAGGTTCTTTCAGCTCCTGCTGTTCAAGCATTTGAAGCAGTGATAGGCATAGAAGATAGAATGCATGGAGATGATAAAATAGAGACGGTTGGGCTGAATTCAGAATATGGAGCTATCCATGCTCCACCTTCACCCATAATCGTAGGCGAAGTTGAGAATTCCAGTGAACATGAGTTGGATGAGCAGCTGAATTCCGATGAG GTGGTTATTGATTACTCAAAGGAGGAGCCTCAGAAGTTCTCAAACTCTACAGTCATAGATAAGCCTTATCAAGCTCCCTATGCTGGAACAACATCCTTTGAGGATTCCACTGCCGATAATGTAGAATATGCTCAAGTACTGCCTGTTCGAAACTCTGAAATGGATAGAATGCCCAATGAGAGTATTGAGGCATGTGTGTCCAGTTTTGCCATGGACTCGAATTCAGTAGATCATACTCAGGAGTCgcacaaggagcctcggagcaAAGAAACAAAAGGTTTTAGAAAGTTATTAAAATTTGGAAGAAAGAGCCACATCTCAGCAACAGGTGAGGGTAACCAAGATTCAGATGCATCGTCTATAGATGAACACGCTATAGCTGCTGCTTCGTTAAATGATG ttCATATGCTGAAGAATCTCATTTCCCAAGATGATAGCCATGCTGGAGGCACTCAAACTAAAG